In the genome of Hyphomonas sp. Mor2, one region contains:
- the glmS gene encoding glutamine--fructose-6-phosphate transaminase (isomerizing) gives MCGIIGILGKDGSAAERAMEALKRLEYRGYDSAGIATLNDGKLDRRRAAGKLSNLQTLLREEPISGLTGIGHTRWATHGAATTGNAHPHFAGPVALVHNGIIENFRRLRDDLEARGHTFETETDTETVAHLISANIAGGADPVGAVKSALGELEGAFALCILVEGREDLLIGARKGSPLVIGIGDEEMFLGSDALAVAPFTNRVVYLEEGDCCVLSHTSYTIYDESGAEVTRPQTVVQAAGATVEKGNYRHFMQKEIFEQPDSTARTIGAYVNAFEQSVELPGDEDAIDWANITHLHMVACGTAYYATCVAEYWFEQFAHLPVKTDIASEFRYRQPALPKSGGLALFVSQSGETADTLAALRYCKEAGLKTAAVVNVPTSTIAREVDLVLPTLAGPEIGVASTKAFTAQLCALAAAVIAAGKARGVLNREQELRMVTALSGVPRLLSEAFALDEPIAALSYDLSKARDVIYLGRGVHYPIALEGALKLKEISYIHAEGYASGELKHGPIALIDEETPVVFVAPYDSLFDKSLSNLQEVAARRGNVLLISDAKGLEEAGDTPAYGIEMPECDPFIAPILYALPVQMLAYHIAVEKGTDVDQPRNLAKSVTVE, from the coding sequence ATGTGTGGGATTATCGGCATTCTGGGCAAGGATGGATCGGCGGCGGAGCGCGCGATGGAGGCGTTGAAGCGGCTCGAATATCGCGGCTATGACAGTGCCGGTATCGCAACTCTGAATGACGGCAAGCTGGATCGTCGCCGGGCCGCCGGAAAACTCAGCAACCTGCAGACACTGCTTCGGGAAGAGCCCATTTCGGGCCTCACCGGCATCGGGCACACGCGGTGGGCGACACATGGCGCCGCGACCACCGGCAACGCCCACCCGCATTTCGCCGGGCCGGTGGCGCTCGTGCACAATGGAATCATCGAGAATTTCCGCCGCCTCCGCGACGATCTGGAAGCCAGAGGTCACACATTCGAGACCGAAACAGATACCGAAACAGTCGCTCACCTGATCTCCGCCAATATTGCCGGTGGCGCCGATCCGGTCGGCGCAGTGAAGTCAGCCCTGGGTGAATTAGAGGGCGCATTTGCGCTCTGTATCCTCGTGGAAGGGCGCGAAGACCTGTTAATCGGCGCCCGCAAAGGCTCGCCCCTGGTCATCGGGATCGGCGACGAAGAAATGTTCCTGGGGTCCGATGCGCTGGCTGTCGCCCCGTTCACCAATCGGGTTGTGTATCTCGAAGAAGGTGATTGCTGCGTCCTCAGCCATACCAGCTACACGATTTACGATGAAAGCGGCGCCGAGGTGACCCGACCGCAAACCGTGGTCCAGGCCGCCGGCGCGACGGTCGAGAAGGGCAATTATCGCCATTTCATGCAGAAAGAGATCTTCGAACAGCCGGACAGCACCGCCCGCACGATCGGCGCCTATGTCAATGCGTTCGAGCAGAGCGTTGAACTGCCCGGCGACGAAGATGCGATAGACTGGGCGAACATCACCCATCTTCACATGGTCGCCTGCGGCACCGCCTATTACGCCACCTGCGTCGCGGAATACTGGTTTGAGCAGTTTGCTCACTTGCCGGTCAAAACCGATATCGCGTCGGAATTTCGGTATCGCCAACCGGCCCTGCCCAAGTCGGGTGGCCTCGCCTTGTTCGTCAGCCAGTCGGGTGAAACAGCCGATACGCTGGCCGCGCTTCGCTATTGCAAGGAAGCGGGTCTGAAAACCGCCGCCGTGGTCAACGTTCCGACATCGACGATCGCACGCGAAGTGGATCTCGTCCTGCCGACCCTGGCCGGACCTGAAATCGGAGTGGCATCCACAAAGGCCTTCACGGCGCAGCTGTGCGCCCTCGCCGCGGCCGTCATCGCAGCCGGCAAGGCGCGCGGCGTATTGAATCGTGAGCAAGAGCTGCGCATGGTCACGGCGCTGAGCGGTGTCCCGCGCCTGCTGTCGGAAGCGTTCGCACTGGATGAACCGATCGCAGCGCTCTCTTATGATCTGTCAAAGGCGCGCGATGTGATTTATCTCGGTCGGGGTGTTCACTATCCGATCGCGCTTGAAGGCGCGCTGAAACTGAAAGAAATCAGCTATATTCACGCGGAAGGGTATGCCAGCGGCGAGCTGAAACATGGTCCGATTGCGCTGATCGATGAAGAGACGCCCGTCGTCTTCGTGGCGCCGTATGACAGTCTGTTTGATAAATCGCTGTCGAATTTGCAGGAAGTCGCGGCGCGGCGCGGAAATGTGCTTTTGATCTCGGATGCAAAAGGCCTCGAGGAAGCTGGCGATACGCCTGCCTATGGCATCGAAATGCCGGAATGCGATCCGTTCATCGCACCTATTCTGTATGCCCTTCCCGTTCAGATGCTGGCGTACCACATCGCTGTGGAAAAAGGCACTGA